Proteins encoded together in one Variovorax paradoxus EPS window:
- a CDS encoding 2OG-Fe(II) oxygenase → MTTTHPSRIDALDWPRIETDLATRGCATTGQLFTPKECAQLAAMYDEGGHHFRSRVVMQRHGFGEGEYQYFANPLPPLITAWRSALYERLAPLANAWASAMGQAADYPPDHAAYLARCHAAGQLRPTPLLLRYDEGDYNCLHQDLYGDLQFPLQLTVLLSRPGEDFTGGEFVLTEQRPRMQSRAEVVSLAQGEAVIFAVNQRPVAGTRGTYRVTMRHGVSRLRSGRRHTVGLIFHDAR, encoded by the coding sequence ATGACGACAACCCATCCTTCCCGCATCGACGCACTCGACTGGCCGCGCATCGAGACCGATCTCGCCACCCGCGGCTGCGCCACCACCGGCCAGCTCTTCACGCCGAAGGAATGCGCCCAGCTCGCGGCGATGTACGACGAAGGCGGCCATCATTTCCGCAGCCGCGTGGTCATGCAGCGCCACGGCTTCGGCGAGGGCGAATACCAGTACTTCGCGAATCCGCTGCCGCCGCTGATCACGGCGTGGCGCAGCGCACTCTACGAACGCCTCGCGCCGCTCGCCAATGCCTGGGCGAGCGCGATGGGCCAGGCGGCCGACTATCCCCCCGATCACGCCGCCTACCTCGCACGCTGCCACGCGGCGGGCCAACTGCGCCCCACCCCCTTGCTGCTGCGCTACGACGAAGGCGACTACAACTGCCTGCACCAGGACCTGTACGGCGACCTGCAGTTTCCGCTGCAGCTCACGGTGCTGCTGAGCCGGCCGGGCGAGGACTTCACCGGCGGCGAGTTCGTGCTGACCGAGCAGCGCCCGCGCATGCAGTCGCGCGCCGAAGTCGTATCGCTCGCGCAGGGCGAGGCCGTGATCTTCGCGGTCAACCAGCGCCCGGTGGCGGGCACGCGCGGCACCTACCGCGTGACGATGCGACACGGCGTGAGCCGCCTGCGCTCGGGGCGGCGGCACACGGTGGGCCTCATCTTTCACGACGCGCGCTGA
- a CDS encoding acetoacetate--CoA ligase — protein MPVPNVPNIPQIRLYQNWLREQRGLSFDTYDALWRWSVTDLDAFWQSIWDYAGLQSPTPHTAVLAEARMPGARWFPGAQVNYAREVLRHADAAHAAGMPAIVSDNELGEVRELSWPEMRRQVAAVALTLKSLGVQRGDRVAAYMPNVPETMVAFLACSSIGAIWSVCAPDMGTAAVADRFRQIEPKVLIAVDGVHYGGKPLDRSAVLQELRAQLPSVKKLLLVKTSFAASPVAHDVDWTEATARNDGEVGAFEPEWLPFDHPIWIVYSSGTTGLPKPIVHGQGGILLTMHACGLHNDVGASYGANNFGERYHWYSSTGWVMWNSQLSGMAFGATICIYDGNPAGSKEKPDWGVLWRFVARHKVSFFGAGAAYFTNCMKAGIVAKECGDLSRVRALGSTGSPLPEEVQRWGSQQILDAGSKDVWWCNISGGTDFCGAFVGGNRELPEVPGQMQCRELGHAVEAWNEQGQPVIGEVGELVCTKAIPSMPLYFWGDEGNARYVSSYFDTYPGVWRHGDWIKIGEDGGCVIYGRSDATINRQGLRMGTSEIYSAVEGLPEVLDSMVVDLEYLGRDSYMPLFVVLRPGVALDEAMRTRLNNAIKTSLSPRFVPNDIFQVAEIPRTLSGKKQELPIKKLLLGQPIEKVVNREAMANPGSLDWYVAFAAERASA, from the coding sequence ATGCCTGTTCCCAATGTTCCCAACATCCCCCAGATCCGCCTCTATCAAAACTGGCTGCGCGAGCAGCGCGGCCTCTCGTTCGACACCTACGACGCGCTCTGGCGCTGGTCCGTCACCGACCTCGATGCGTTCTGGCAGAGCATCTGGGATTACGCGGGCCTGCAGTCGCCCACGCCGCACACCGCGGTGCTCGCCGAGGCGCGCATGCCCGGCGCGCGATGGTTCCCTGGCGCGCAGGTCAACTATGCGCGCGAGGTGCTGCGGCATGCCGATGCAGCGCATGCCGCCGGCATGCCCGCGATCGTGAGCGACAACGAACTCGGCGAAGTGCGCGAGCTGTCGTGGCCCGAAATGCGCCGCCAGGTCGCCGCAGTCGCGCTCACGCTCAAGTCGCTCGGCGTGCAGCGCGGCGACCGTGTCGCGGCCTACATGCCCAACGTGCCCGAGACCATGGTCGCGTTTCTCGCATGCTCCAGCATCGGCGCGATCTGGAGCGTATGCGCGCCCGACATGGGCACCGCCGCCGTGGCCGATCGCTTCCGCCAGATCGAGCCCAAGGTGTTGATCGCTGTCGACGGCGTTCACTACGGCGGCAAGCCGCTCGACCGCAGCGCCGTGCTGCAGGAGCTGCGCGCTCAATTGCCGAGCGTGAAGAAGCTGCTGCTCGTGAAGACGTCTTTCGCCGCGAGCCCCGTTGCACACGACGTCGACTGGACCGAGGCCACCGCGCGCAACGACGGCGAGGTCGGCGCCTTCGAGCCCGAGTGGCTGCCCTTCGACCACCCGATCTGGATCGTCTATTCGAGCGGCACCACGGGTCTCCCCAAGCCCATCGTGCACGGGCAGGGCGGCATTCTGCTCACCATGCATGCCTGCGGCCTGCACAACGACGTGGGCGCGAGCTACGGCGCCAACAACTTCGGCGAGCGCTACCACTGGTACAGCTCCACCGGCTGGGTGATGTGGAACTCGCAGCTCTCGGGCATGGCCTTCGGCGCGACCATCTGCATCTACGACGGCAACCCCGCGGGCAGCAAGGAGAAGCCCGACTGGGGCGTGCTGTGGCGCTTCGTCGCACGCCACAAGGTCAGCTTCTTCGGCGCGGGCGCGGCCTACTTCACCAACTGCATGAAGGCCGGCATCGTCGCGAAGGAATGCGGCGATCTCTCGCGCGTGCGCGCGCTCGGCAGCACCGGCTCGCCGCTGCCCGAGGAAGTGCAGCGCTGGGGCTCGCAGCAGATCCTCGATGCGGGCTCCAAGGATGTGTGGTGGTGCAACATCTCCGGCGGCACCGACTTCTGCGGCGCCTTCGTCGGCGGCAACCGCGAGCTGCCCGAGGTGCCGGGCCAGATGCAGTGCCGCGAACTCGGCCATGCGGTCGAAGCGTGGAACGAGCAGGGCCAACCGGTCATCGGCGAAGTCGGCGAGCTGGTCTGCACGAAAGCCATTCCGTCGATGCCGCTCTACTTCTGGGGCGACGAGGGCAACGCGCGCTACGTGTCGAGCTACTTCGACACCTACCCCGGCGTGTGGCGCCACGGCGACTGGATCAAGATCGGCGAAGACGGCGGCTGCGTCATCTACGGCCGCAGCGATGCCACCATCAACCGCCAGGGCCTGCGCATGGGCACGAGCGAGATCTACAGCGCGGTCGAGGGCCTGCCCGAAGTGCTCGACTCGATGGTGGTCGATCTCGAATACCTCGGCCGCGACAGCTACATGCCGCTCTTCGTGGTGCTGCGACCGGGCGTGGCGCTCGACGAGGCGATGCGCACCCGCCTCAACAACGCGATCAAGACCTCGCTCTCGCCGCGCTTCGTGCCCAACGACATCTTCCAGGTCGCCGAGATCCCGCGCACGCTCTCGGGCAAGAAGCAGGAGCTGCCGATCAAGAAGCTGCTGCTGGGCCAGCCGATCGAGAAGGTGGTGAACCGCGAGGCGATGGCCAACCCCGGAAGCCTCGATTGGTACGTGGCCTTTGCCGCGGAGCGTGCCTCCGCATAA
- a CDS encoding YbaY family lipoprotein, whose amino-acid sequence MKRRTSLLMLSAAAGASMLSACASSTPASKPAGAASLRVSGTVAYRERIALDPAAEVVVQLLDVSRMDAPSVTLAEQRIKANGKQVPFAYELQVDAARIDPRMRYAVSARILRGEQLLFINDTQYPVLTQGSGTTANLVLVRVTPSPR is encoded by the coding sequence ATGAAAAGACGTACCAGCCTCCTGATGCTTTCCGCCGCAGCCGGCGCTTCGATGTTGAGCGCCTGTGCTTCTTCCACACCCGCATCGAAGCCCGCTGGCGCCGCATCGCTGCGTGTGAGCGGCACGGTGGCCTACCGCGAGCGCATCGCGCTCGACCCCGCGGCCGAGGTCGTGGTCCAGCTGCTCGATGTGTCGCGCATGGACGCACCTTCGGTCACGCTGGCCGAGCAGCGCATCAAGGCCAACGGCAAGCAGGTGCCCTTCGCCTACGAGTTGCAGGTCGATGCCGCGCGCATCGATCCGCGCATGCGCTACGCGGTGTCGGCGCGCATTCTGCGCGGCGAGCAACTGCTGTTCATCAACGACACGCAGTACCCGGTGCTCACGCAGGGCAGCGGCACCACCGCCAACCTCGTGCTGGTGCGCGTAACGCCGTCGCCGCGCTGA
- a CDS encoding ABC transporter permease: MTEGRLFRWLRPWVFPALLVGAFEWYARRAAALGSDALAPPSAAAKAFAGAALDGSLWQATGFTLGTAALGLLIGAVLGIALGLVLGLSRRAAQLGSVSIEVLRPVPSVALIPLAMLAFGFGVRMELAIVAFATFWPLLVLVQSAVQQIEPRLLEVSRVLGLSARERAFKIVLPAIVPRLFVALRLGVAVALVVAVTVEIAANPNGMGYAMMIAQQSFDPALMLAWLGWIGVVGFAVNAGMVLLQRTVARRMGVMA, from the coding sequence ATGACTGAAGGCCGCCTCTTCCGCTGGCTGCGGCCGTGGGTGTTTCCCGCGCTGCTGGTCGGCGCCTTCGAGTGGTATGCGCGGCGCGCAGCGGCGCTGGGCAGCGATGCGCTCGCGCCGCCCAGTGCGGCCGCCAAGGCCTTCGCCGGCGCGGCGCTCGACGGTTCGCTCTGGCAGGCCACCGGCTTCACGCTCGGCACCGCGGCGCTCGGCTTGCTGATCGGCGCGGTGCTCGGCATTGCGCTGGGCCTGGTGCTCGGCCTCTCGCGCCGTGCCGCACAGTTGGGCTCGGTCTCCATCGAGGTGCTGCGGCCTGTTCCCTCGGTCGCGCTGATTCCGCTCGCGATGCTGGCCTTCGGCTTCGGCGTGCGCATGGAACTGGCCATCGTTGCCTTCGCCACCTTCTGGCCGCTCCTGGTGCTGGTGCAGTCGGCGGTGCAGCAGATCGAGCCGCGCCTGCTCGAGGTGAGCCGCGTGCTCGGCCTCTCGGCGCGCGAGCGTGCCTTCAAGATCGTGCTGCCGGCCATCGTGCCGCGCCTCTTTGTCGCGCTGCGCCTGGGCGTGGCAGTGGCGCTGGTGGTTGCGGTGACGGTGGAGATCGCCGCCAACCCCAACGGCATGGGCTACGCGATGATGATCGCGCAGCAGAGCTTCGACCCCGCGCTGATGCTCGCGTGGCTCGGCTGGATCGGCGTGGTGGGCTTCGCGGTCAACGCGGGCATGGTGCTGCTGCAGCGCACGGTCGCGCGTCGCATGGGGGTGATGGCATGA
- a CDS encoding TetR/AcrR family transcriptional regulator codes for MNTRTPTARRSAPRAAAITAEAGRPDRRQAILLAAEKLFAQHGYHAVTIRQIAEEAGVPLALVGYYFGPKHELFHAIFEHWSHTIEERLTRLAEVNNDPDDACTLPSIIEAFTTPVLALRASAEGEYYALLVARELYHATEEADRVLRGYFDPLAAAYIDALHVALPHATRGQVAWGYQFALGALLHHLNDSRIERLSRGENKRADPAVAPMLVNFIVGGLRAALPKPKTPRTQQKTPTRRQKT; via the coding sequence ATGAACACCCGCACCCCGACCGCCCGACGCAGTGCCCCGCGGGCCGCGGCGATCACCGCCGAGGCCGGCAGGCCCGACCGCCGCCAGGCCATCCTGCTGGCCGCCGAGAAGCTCTTCGCGCAGCACGGCTATCACGCGGTGACGATCCGGCAGATCGCCGAAGAGGCCGGCGTGCCGCTCGCGCTGGTGGGCTATTACTTCGGGCCGAAGCACGAACTCTTTCACGCCATCTTCGAGCACTGGAGCCACACCATCGAAGAGCGGCTCACGCGCCTCGCGGAGGTGAACAACGACCCCGACGACGCCTGCACGCTGCCGAGCATCATCGAAGCCTTCACCACGCCCGTGCTCGCATTGCGCGCGAGCGCCGAGGGCGAGTACTACGCGCTGCTGGTGGCGCGCGAGCTCTATCACGCGACCGAGGAAGCCGACCGCGTGCTGCGCGGCTACTTCGATCCGCTGGCCGCCGCATACATCGATGCGCTGCACGTCGCGCTGCCGCACGCCACGCGCGGCCAGGTCGCATGGGGCTACCAGTTCGCGCTCGGTGCGCTGCTGCATCACCTGAACGACAGCCGCATCGAACGGCTCTCGCGCGGCGAGAACAAGCGCGCCGACCCGGCCGTGGCGCCGATGCTCGTGAACTTCATCGTCGGCGGCCTGCGCGCCGCGCTGCCGAAGCCCAAGACCCCGCGCACACAACAGAAAACCCCCACCCGGAGACAGAAGACATGA
- a CDS encoding ABC transporter substrate-binding protein, giving the protein MMKRRTLLSALAAASASAALPSRAQQSHPKIVFGYTAVTDFASVFVAAEEGYFKKRGLDVELKFIPLNSTIPAALQSDSLQIGGPTPSVFLQAVDGGLDLVLVAGGGLTSKTITGFGLVARAGSGIKSPQDCVGKKIGVPGLGAFLHVTFRAWLKDSGVDYRKVNFVEASFPQHADLLRGGSVDAVVSADPFMSRITESGAGYVASYYSTFLPENNQTIVHAAKREWVAKNPATARAFREALVESGGFMQQAKNDAKVRAAIGKYIKLPPDVLAKVQVSPPGPVVTEKQLGYWTGLMKEQDMLKTNIDVAKLIAK; this is encoded by the coding sequence ATGATGAAACGACGCACCCTGCTGTCGGCGCTCGCGGCCGCATCGGCCAGCGCGGCGCTGCCTTCGCGCGCGCAGCAGTCCCATCCGAAGATCGTGTTCGGCTACACCGCCGTGACCGATTTCGCCTCCGTCTTCGTGGCGGCCGAAGAGGGCTATTTCAAGAAGCGCGGGCTCGATGTGGAGCTGAAGTTCATTCCGCTCAACTCCACGATTCCTGCGGCGCTGCAGTCCGATTCGCTGCAGATCGGCGGCCCCACGCCCTCGGTGTTCCTGCAGGCAGTCGATGGCGGGCTCGACCTGGTGCTCGTGGCCGGCGGCGGCCTCACCTCGAAGACCATCACCGGCTTCGGCCTGGTGGCGCGCGCGGGCTCGGGCATCAAGAGTCCGCAAGACTGCGTGGGCAAGAAGATCGGCGTGCCGGGCCTCGGCGCCTTCCTGCACGTGACCTTCCGTGCGTGGCTGAAAGACAGCGGCGTCGACTATCGAAAGGTCAACTTCGTCGAAGCCTCGTTCCCACAGCACGCCGACCTCTTGCGTGGCGGCTCGGTGGATGCGGTGGTGTCGGCCGATCCGTTCATGAGCCGCATCACCGAGAGCGGCGCAGGCTATGTGGCCTCGTACTACTCGACCTTCCTGCCCGAGAACAACCAGACCATCGTGCATGCGGCCAAGCGCGAATGGGTCGCGAAGAACCCCGCGACGGCGCGCGCGTTCCGCGAGGCGCTGGTGGAGTCCGGCGGCTTCATGCAACAGGCGAAGAACGATGCGAAGGTGCGCGCGGCCATCGGCAAATACATCAAGCTGCCGCCCGACGTGCTGGCCAAGGTGCAGGTCTCGCCGCCCGGCCCGGTCGTCACCGAAAAGCAGCTCGGTTACTGGACCGGGCTCATGAAGGAGCAGGACATGCTCAAGACCAACATCGACGTTGCAAAGCTGATCGCCAAGTGA
- a CDS encoding ABC transporter ATP-binding protein — protein sequence MISSPAPITARAALSVSAARSPTSSTMHATPFLRFDGVAIRLGGREILSPTSFDVARGEFVCIVGPSGCGKTTLLRAASGLVTASAGEVRRNGVKMTEPSREVAFVFQDYGRALLPWRTVEGNVSLALEAAGVPAAERSPRIADVLGKVGLAKHAQKFPVQLSGGMQQRAQIARCLAQKPELMMMDEPFGALDALTRQSLQDELARLVRDDGLTVLFVTHDLEEAIYLGDRVIALQANPGPGRPSLARMIDVKIPRPRDQLTTKEHPEYLQLRRELFAFIEQGHD from the coding sequence GTGATTTCCTCACCCGCCCCGATCACCGCGCGCGCCGCGCTTTCCGTGAGCGCCGCGCGTTCGCCGACAAGTTCCACGATGCACGCCACACCGTTCCTTCGCTTCGACGGCGTCGCCATCCGCCTGGGCGGCCGCGAGATCCTGTCGCCCACTTCGTTCGACGTGGCACGCGGCGAGTTCGTCTGCATCGTCGGCCCGAGCGGCTGCGGCAAGACCACGCTGCTGCGCGCGGCCAGCGGCCTCGTCACCGCGAGTGCCGGCGAGGTGCGGCGCAACGGCGTGAAGATGACCGAGCCTTCGCGTGAAGTGGCCTTCGTGTTCCAGGACTACGGCCGCGCGCTGCTGCCATGGCGCACGGTCGAAGGCAACGTGAGCCTCGCGCTCGAAGCGGCCGGCGTGCCCGCCGCCGAACGCTCGCCGCGCATCGCGGATGTGCTCGGCAAGGTCGGCCTCGCGAAGCATGCGCAGAAGTTTCCGGTGCAGCTCTCGGGCGGCATGCAGCAGCGCGCGCAGATCGCGCGCTGCCTCGCGCAGAAGCCCGAACTGATGATGATGGACGAGCCCTTCGGCGCGCTCGACGCGCTCACGCGGCAGAGCCTGCAGGACGAACTCGCGCGGCTGGTGCGCGACGACGGGCTCACGGTGCTGTTCGTCACGCACGACCTCGAAGAAGCCATCTACCTCGGCGACCGCGTGATCGCGCTGCAGGCCAACCCCGGCCCGGGACGGCCGAGCCTCGCGCGGATGATCGACGTGAAGATCCCGCGCCCACGCGACCAGCTCACGACCAAGGAGCATCCCGAATACCTGCAGTTGCGGCGTGAGCTGTTCGCTTTCATCGAGCAGGGCCATGACTGA
- a CDS encoding adenylate/guanylate cyclase domain-containing protein, with product MNMNSSGSPDVAGKPPFESAGAHTSPPPTVGPEAPPRRSRRFRVDVGTIVSAVALAQSLLLVSLGYWGSQRLVSNIGTSAHRAAHDRTEDKVLAFLTKAESVVGAIGSAPSLSPAGEHSERTAELLWTLLQQSPELDSVYVANENGQMLMALRYPVPAIRHIARGAEFTTETWQYKRPLGAELDAQQRFATQRIESFRSSYDPTRRSWFQQANKMQGPIWTQPYVFAAAQELGVTYALPSERRYTEGSPKALVVAGDVSLGRLSEFVRLFSSNGYGHSALLSADHKVLARSDLPGVLHQLDAPTGVLGTLHAQMHLHMATDGTPDGNGDSTFPFDFEGKRYLVQTSLIPSTGWELVSWVPEDMVLGDLRRAVLWGLLLALVFLALALFMSLKLSKLVTSPVENLSRIARRIGLLELDNLPREPSRVLEIQHLDQALDDSARSLKAFSKFVPVNVINQLVAEGHALAPSGSARRVTVMFTDVEGFTSISESLPIDVLVGMLTEYFNLATGVFARYGGVVDKFIGDGIMVLWGAPADMKDAEYRACLAALQLHAQMGELNSKWRARGLPEFRTRIGIHTGVVIAGVLGSNDRLSYTAFGDVINVASRIEGINKQLGTQTLMSEDTFAGLKGRLSTRRIEELVELRGRQTRMVLYELMKL from the coding sequence ATGAACATGAACTCGTCCGGATCGCCGGATGTGGCGGGGAAGCCGCCGTTTGAATCCGCCGGTGCGCACACGTCGCCGCCGCCGACGGTCGGGCCCGAGGCCCCACCTCGGCGCTCGCGCCGTTTCAGGGTCGACGTGGGCACCATCGTCAGCGCGGTCGCCCTGGCCCAGTCGCTGCTGCTGGTCTCCCTAGGCTATTGGGGCTCGCAGCGGCTGGTGTCGAACATCGGCACCTCCGCGCACCGGGCCGCGCACGACCGGACCGAGGACAAGGTGCTCGCCTTCCTGACGAAGGCCGAGTCGGTGGTCGGCGCCATCGGCAGCGCGCCGAGCCTGAGCCCGGCGGGCGAGCATTCCGAGCGCACCGCCGAACTGCTCTGGACGCTGCTGCAGCAATCGCCCGAGCTCGACAGCGTGTACGTGGCCAACGAAAACGGCCAGATGCTGATGGCGCTGCGCTACCCGGTGCCGGCGATCCGGCACATCGCGCGCGGCGCGGAATTCACCACCGAAACCTGGCAGTACAAGCGGCCGCTCGGGGCGGAACTCGATGCGCAGCAGCGCTTTGCCACGCAGCGCATCGAATCCTTTCGCAGCAGCTACGACCCGACGCGGCGCAGCTGGTTCCAGCAGGCCAACAAGATGCAGGGGCCGATATGGACGCAGCCCTACGTGTTCGCCGCGGCGCAGGAACTGGGCGTGACCTACGCGCTGCCGAGCGAGCGGCGCTACACCGAGGGCAGCCCCAAGGCGCTGGTGGTGGCGGGCGACGTGTCGCTCGGGCGGCTGTCGGAGTTCGTGCGGCTCTTCAGCAGCAACGGCTATGGCCACAGCGCCCTGCTGAGCGCCGACCACAAGGTGCTGGCGCGCAGCGACTTGCCGGGCGTGCTGCACCAGCTGGATGCGCCCACGGGCGTGCTCGGCACGCTGCACGCGCAGATGCACCTGCACATGGCGACCGACGGCACCCCCGACGGCAACGGCGACTCGACCTTCCCGTTCGACTTCGAAGGCAAGCGCTACCTGGTGCAGACCTCGCTGATCCCATCCACCGGCTGGGAGTTGGTGAGCTGGGTGCCCGAGGACATGGTGCTGGGCGACCTGCGCCGCGCGGTGCTCTGGGGGCTGCTGTTGGCGCTGGTGTTCCTGGCGCTGGCGCTGTTCATGTCGCTCAAGCTCTCCAAGCTGGTGACCTCGCCGGTGGAAAACCTCTCGCGCATCGCGCGCCGCATCGGCCTGCTGGAGCTGGACAACCTGCCGCGCGAACCCAGCCGCGTGCTGGAGATACAGCATCTGGATCAGGCGCTGGACGACTCGGCGCGCAGCCTCAAGGCCTTCAGCAAGTTCGTGCCGGTGAACGTGATCAACCAGCTCGTCGCCGAGGGGCATGCGCTCGCGCCCAGCGGTTCGGCGCGGCGAGTGACGGTGATGTTCACCGACGTGGAGGGCTTCACCTCGATTTCGGAGTCGCTCCCCATCGACGTGCTGGTGGGCATGCTGACCGAGTACTTCAACCTCGCCACCGGTGTGTTCGCGCGCTACGGCGGCGTGGTCGACAAGTTCATCGGCGACGGGATCATGGTGCTGTGGGGCGCGCCTGCCGACATGAAGGATGCGGAGTACCGCGCCTGCCTCGCCGCACTGCAGTTGCATGCGCAGATGGGCGAGCTCAACAGCAAGTGGCGCGCGCGGGGCCTGCCCGAGTTCCGCACCCGCATCGGCATCCACACCGGCGTGGTGATCGCGGGGGTGCTGGGCTCGAACGACCGGCTGTCGTACACGGCATTCGGCGACGTCATCAACGTGGCGAGCCGCATCGAGGGCATCAACAAGCAACTGGGGACGCAGACGCTGATGTCCGAGGACACCTTCGCGGGACTGAAGGGGCGGCTCAGCACGCGCCGCATCGAGGAGCTGGTCGAGCTGCGCGGCCGGCAGACGCGCATGGTGCTCTACGAGCTGATGAAGCTTTGA